TAAAAAGTGCAGTAGAATGGTTTAAAGTGCTTAAATGACCAAATTTGTCGTTTGGTAGTTTTACATCAAAGTACTTCTAAACCAAGAAAAAGCAGAAAACTAAGTTTCAATAAAAACATCAAAGTGATGCTTTTTGTCAAAAGCACTTAAGAAAAAGTAGTCCCTATTTTACCGTGCTTTGTAAATTACGAAATAACCCTCATCATTTCAGCACAATGACAACTTTGCCaatctatatttttcattattcttgTATAATCTATTCAAGACTTTgcccatcaatatttttcattcttctcctatcacttatgcatcgttgaagagattttctttttcattataattattgaaaaatctattaaaataattttgttattattttattactatattttatttttatcaagtagatgcccttttatgtcatttctatatcaaaaagtatttttttaatttattttcaaacaaatctaatatgtttgaaagtgcTTTAGGCATACAAATCCCAAACTATAAAtagctttttaatagtagagcttaTTGCGTTAAGTTCTAAGCTATAAGCcttaagttaaaagtaatattttccaCCACAACCCCAAACATACACTTAATGGATTGAGCCTCCTCCATGATTTCCTAGTATCAGCTTCTAGTTCCTTCTAGTTCCTACTAGGCGTTTCTGTTGTGTAcaacctgtgtacttgggctatgactattattatcaataaaatttaaatttacttaTCACAAAAAATGAGGGTTTGGGATGATATGGTGCAATTGGTTCATTATGTGCCTCTCAAACTTGGCAGATCGTACACCTATAGGGTTTCTTTAGTAGAATGCAAGGATTAGTTCGAGAATACCCCTTATACCCCCATTGATTTTTGTAATTATCCAGGAGGCTCTGAGCTAGATACGGTGCAGAGGTTATTCTTAACAGGTTTGTCTATGAGTACCAGAAATGGTTTGGGCTCATTATCTCTCATTTTACAGTTTGAAGATGACAACCTGCTATTCTGGGAGTGATCATCTCCATCACTTACACTGCTTATTCCTTTGCTTTGAAGTTCTCTGATTTGAAGATTAGTTTGGCTACTTTGAAGTTGTCTCTGATTCGAAGATTAATTTGGCTAAGTCAGAATTGCTTTCAATGGTAGAGTTGGGAATATAGCTAATATGGCGGAAATTATTGACTGGCATCTGAGCTCCCTTCAAAGCCAAAGCAATTTAGCATAGTATTATAGAGAGGTTGGAGCACTGATTGCTGGGATGGAAACGGTTGTGCTATGATCCAAACCCAACATATACATTAAGAATGTTTAGCATTTCTTGCCTTTGTTTTTGCTTATCCAAAAAAGAAATTGTCTTGTGGTTAAGGCATGCCATTATACGGAACCATAGTCACATAATCTAGTTATTAGCATTATATCAAAGAATTTGATATAAACCCATCTAAAGATTAACATACCTCTGACTGACTTCCTGTATTTACATGTTTATCACATCGCGTGCCCCGAAAAAACAATTCTCCTCCAGAAAATTGCTTACCCAAGCACACATTCAAAGTTACTTCTGAGTCATCTACATGAAAACCTACaaggtaaaataatttaaattttaaattatcagattCCATATGCTTTGACAGAAAATGAAATCAAGGGAAAGAAGTATGTCAAATCTGTTGAATATACAATTCAGGTATTGTTAAATAAGTATATTGAGAGTTTTGACAAGGATGATTCATGTACAAGCAAAATCAttgaaaagtttgaaatctcGTTATCAGAAACATTAGAGAAAACTGCATGACTTTGTTATCTACCAGACATCAGTCTTGCAGTAATTTCCATTTCTTATTGTTTGAAAATCAATCTTGCATCACACACAATTGTTAATGGAGCCTTCACTTTTAATGTCATCAGAAGCCTTGATTTTTAAATGGAGCCCCAAAACAATTTTGGAAGTATGTATGGAGATTCTCAACAAAGTCCCTAGGTCCTCAATTAAAAATTTCTAACAAGAGAGTTACAGAAAATTTTACATACTCTCCTTTGGTACTCAAGGGCAACAACATAAGTTACTCAACTCTGAAATTTTTGCATCAATTTATCACAGacttcataaaaattagaaaatcctTGTTAAGCCAATAACTCAGCCAAAGTCAAATACTCTTCTAGTCATATCCATGTCCACCTATTTCGGGACAAAAGATACGCCTTGTAAGTTCTCAAGCTACGCATTAATTTGACCCAATTTTCAGCCAACTATGGTCCAAGAAATTCAACCATTTGGGTGAAGAGAGCTGTAAACCTGACTTCCCACGTATAGCAGACTATAAAAGTTGTTATTGAAACTAGCTAGGTGCAAATTTCAATAAtgttaaaattcataaaaggaTGTTTGCCctaccattaaataaaaaaagaaaaagaaaaagaaaaaaaagcataTGGTATATACAGTGGCAAATATAGAAAATCTATTAAACGGCCTAAATAAATCACTTACAAATGCAgagtacttaaaaaaaatgaaaaaacaaataaagggtACCTTCAGTACACATTCAAGGAGTACGAGGGTATGCAAATGCTAAAATTTATATTAGAGCTCTTGTAATAGCTATAGTTAAGGGCCCATATAATGGTTCTGTTAGCTAATACACAACCTACTTGAGGCTATAAAAACTGGGGACAACATATGCTTGCAGAAGCACTAACGTGAAGAGAAATGCATCATCGAAGCACCTACCCAAGTCAACATCCCTATCTTTACCATATTCAACAACAAACCCATGATGAGAATCCAGAGTTGATCCACCAACTTCAGGAAAGAACACTgcattgattaattttaaaaaagattcaggCATGGCTTACTGGTACCATCTATtagtaaataaatgaaattgacATCTACACTGCAAGCAAACACCTATCACCTTTAGACATGGGACGAATAAAACCCTCCATAAGCTTGTCAAGCATGGTTTCAAGACCAAAATCATCTAGAACAGCTCCATATTTATTCATTGTATTTGGTCGCATGATTCGGAATTTCGTTTCATTAACCCACTTTTCGAAATTCTCCACCTAAATAGTCAAACCACAACATAGAAGGCTGTAAAACCAATAGACAAGGGGAGGTTAAATATATCATGAAAATGAccaagaaaaatgaaacaataTACCTCGGCTAACAATAGTTCACAGAAGCGTGGTTGAAGCATTTCAAATGTAAACACACCAGGTGAGGGTTCGGACATCATACTTCTAAAGCTCTCCTCCGTATTATCACTTATAGCTTTCAGAAATGATGGAAGAAAGAACGTTGTAGGGTGTAGGGTGTACAGTTCTTTATGTAGAGGCTGCATATGCACATATAGCAAGTAAGTCCCCATTCttgcaaaaggaaaataaaagaatgcAGGGGAGATTTTGTACTAAATTTTTGTTTCACTTTCACATTCTAAACATGAATACCCCAAGTTTCATTCTTTTGAAAGCAGAAACACCCAAGAGAATGGTAAgccaaaatgtataaataaaacagaacataatgtGATTCTTATATTCAAGAGAGAACATTTATTTGGAAATTTCCACTAAGAAATATTTCCAAGAACTCATAGATCTACTCCATGgcacaagaatttttttttttctattaagtaatcaattattttattagttaatgCAAAGGGCGTAGCCTAAGTACACAAAAAGTATACAAGAGGCCATAACACAgaacttcaagaaaaagaaaatcataaatcTTACGCTCCAAATAGTTCTTAAAAAGAATCAACCAAGTAAGAGTAACCATTAAGTCATGCAAAGTAAACAACATGAATGAACAAGGACAGCAGAGTCTTGCTTGATACCTgataatttgatattatcttctTCCTGTAGTCCCTATGTTTTTGAACCTGATacacaagaaggaaaaaaatattatataaactttgCTGATGATTGAGATAATTGAATCTCAAGTCTTGTCAGATTATCTTTACagcaaaatgaaataaatgcaCAGACAACATATATTACAATGGCTTATAATGTCTAGTAAAGAAggtaaaattttctttaaaaccaTTTGCACTTTGTCgaagagaaaattaaaaaacatgaatgcaATCCACAAACTTGCATTCCCAGGGAACAAGATCTTGAAACGGTTTCAGCAATTGTTGCCAATTATCTAAAACTCATAGAAATGAATGTAGGAACTTGTTTTCGCAATGAACAAGATCTTGAAATGGTTTTAGTCATGTTTGCATACATCTCAACTGATATACGCCACAGTGACTTGATTAATATAATGAAAAGCATCCTCTTAGATGCAAACAATTTCTCAAGGCCATTGGATTGGGGGGAACTTCTCCTTGAATTAACCGAGGTGCACTTGTGAGAATCTCCTTACTGAGGGCCCGTACACCCTTCACGTGTCAGCATATCTCTAACACTTCCCCCTTGCTCAGAATAAAAAAACTCACTACCATCTTTTCCCACATGGAGATCCATACTTCATAAGTTCAGGGGTGAAAAGTAAACACAAGGTTAGAACCCAAGCCAACCGAATTATTTAATGCAACATCAATACCATGAGACGGTTCAATTCAAACTCCCCACAAATTACTAGCTAGAAAACGAATGTGGTGCACCAATTATAGTGGCatatttacatttttaatttAGCCTTCTTGCTATAAAATGGCACGACTGATCCCATCCTATcagcaaaaattttaaaaaaatcacaggGCATAATTAGCAAAAAGTATGCATAGCTCAAGGCTTGAATCACACCATCCTTAATCATCCACTAAATGAACTAAGGGCATTTTCGTCATCTTCACATAAATCACTTGCCCATTGGGAGTATCCGAGCTTGTACAAATCCCTAGCTTACCCTGAGCTTCGATTCGGCCTTCAATTATATGCCCTATTTGGCTGCCAAGAAATCCTCAAAAGAAACACGATCGCAAAGAAAATCTAACTAACATTCCACGGCATTCCACCTTTGCTTTCCCTCACAAATTCTCGGCATCCAAATAGATAACTAGATTgtaaaaaaccaaaacagaacagaacaaaacaaaaaaaaagcacaGAACACGAAAAACTTGGGAAGCATACTCTGTTGCGCTCTCCATGGGGCAAGTACTTAACCAGAATCTCCCTCATGAACTTGACCTTGTCGTCTCGGGGCACGCCCAGCATGCTCGGAGGCAGATACCTCTCCAAGGAACTGAAAATCGAGGGGCTAAAATCCACTTGCAGGTCCTCGTAGCTGTCAGGCTTGTGGTCCTTGTTCGGGTTCAACCTGAGCCTCTGGCTCGACGCCACCATCTGAGCCACCGTCATTGACCGGCTCGAATCAGCCGGTAAAACCTCATTTCCACCGCAGGAGACCGGAGAGGGCCCTTCCCGGCGGTCACCGGGGAGAGACATAAGTCCAAGCTCAAAACAGGGAAATTCAAGCGCTAATGGAGGCCTTTCTTCGGAGCATTGGTGGATAAGGATTGAGAATTTTGAGGATAATTAGGTTTCTTGTCTTCGGTATGTTTCAGTCTGTTCCTTCTGTACGTGAATGGTGTTTGGGGTTCGTTTCTGTTGCCGTTAGGGTTTGGCAAACTGGAAACTTTCTTTTTAACTGTTCAGTACATTAGAGTAGGAATAACAGCTGCATTTTCCGAGCGTAATTGTTACGCGcgagatgattttttttttccttttactttccGATTTTTTTCTAATCGTGCTGTGTTACATTATAGATCATTGTACAAGCGGGAAAATATAGATTAATTATGCAAAAACATGTGAGGATCTTTGCCGCTGTAGAATGCTAGTAACCTTGGAATGTAATAGAATAATGTGAGATACAAGTTTAGAGCATGTAAATTCATGTAATGTCTTAAAAATTAGTAATTTTTAAGGATGTAATCGCCCAGTTCAAtttgattttgtatattttttaaaactgaacctatatatatatcagttttgaaattttaaaaatcgatATGATACAGATTCAATACTAAAATCGAAACTTTTAGTTTCCTAATTAGGTATGTTTTTTGATTTTATGAATTATCTATATTGGTAATAATttgatgtttacatatactaaattattagtatatttatattatagtatgaatatactattttataataattaatatatactagtatagtattgaatttaactgtagtttatataagttctagactttttatatgagtatatataatcaaatgtgtaaaaatatatttataaaaaaatctatattataattaaagaatatatatattataatttattataccaAAATTTatccatgatatatatatatatatatatttatatcaaaagtgtttatattaataacttaatattaatgtttatgtttaaaattaaaattttctgttatattaattttatattataagtttaaaatttatatgttatatcaaatgttatattaaaagttataagattattttcatattatatcacatattatattaattctatgttataagattaatagaattgaataataaaaataaaattttatgttatattaattagtaatttagcacataatataaaaaaattataaatatatatactagtccgGTTCAGTTTGAACcgaatttcaaaatatgaaaatggcTACCGCACTAGTTTAGGACTAATTTCAGTTTTTAAGAACCAGTATTGCATCGGACCACTTAAAAACTGGACTGAGCTCACTAGCTCAATCCAATCTGATTCAACcagtttttcactttttttttttttaatttttgcaccCTTAGTAGATCCTGGCAAGAGAAATtgaccttttttttataaattttttataggaaatttcacttttttcaaaaggaatgcATGAGACTCAATAGTTCATAAGTATTATACTCAAACTTAATAGTCCAAtgttttttactattttttgaaCAATTCAACCGCGTCAAACAGGCtaatttttgtacttttttaacAGTTCAATCCACATTAATAGGCAACTTTTTTAACACTCCaattcaatcaataaaattgatGTTGTATCTTTATACCATTCCTATATCACCTTTTTCATCTTCCCTAATTACCTCTATCAGGCCAATTCCTTTCACTCATCTAAGGGATGGCCTCAGGCATggtttcaattttttgaaaagtcgTATCAGGAAATTATACACACCAACTTATATACAACCTGTTTACAATGAAGATTACGTGGTAGTATCGTTTCTATTAAAAAGTGGAAAAACTAAAGTCGACATCTACCATTTTCAGACTAGTGTAGAGAATTCCCCGCACCAACATTAACATTCTAAccacaatataaaatttaaaaaagtaacaaaATCTTGGAATTGCAAGAGCTTTTCCATGGCTTCAATCTCTGAAGAAGTTTTTTGGCAAAGTCAAGTGGTTGAACAGAATTACGTTCTCCAACAATTTCGGTCCCTATTTcaaacatatatgataatatgcATAGGCAGGAAGTTTACATAGGATACTTTTCTTCTTCCAAAACAGTTTGACAAGGCAAGCATTAATAGTACAGATTAATGAAATGTTAGAAAACAGAACAACTATTCACTAAGCACAAGGAGAGATAGGAAGAGAGGACGAAGgtttttggaaaataatatttgtaaatgGACATAAATCTCCACTTGAGAAGTTAGCCTCTATGAAAAACTCATTATACATAAGTATCATCGAGATGGGGGAAATTACAATCTTCTCAAGCATGTAAAGCATATCATATTCATTACATAGATATCTATCACCTGAAAGTCCAAAAATGGAAGTTACTTGTAACAACTTGAAAGAAAGTAAACCAAGAGAATTGGACCATTGGTTATGCCATGAAAACTTAGGAAAAATCAATTGATTAAAAGTAGTTAAGATTTCGATTTGAAAGCATAGTTGAATTATGATCCATCATAAAGAGAATGTATTGGtatttggatttattttgaGGTATTTACGATCataattaaacaaaaagaattacacCATTAGATTCGTGAAATTCTTAGGATTTATGAGGCAATcaaaattttcatgattttcaagTTCTAATTAGTCCAATAGGAGTGCGCTACATCACATGTAAAGCGCAATGTCAGCAACTAGCTATCACCATGCCATGTAGGACACCCAAGTCGCTGGGAGTCACTAGAAAATCTCATTTTACACATGGCATCATCATCCCCTGTAATTTGATCTTCATTTTCACATGTCAAGTTTCATAGACTTGTGTAAGGAGCTTGAGTGTAGAACAAGACAGGGCCATACTTATGTTATAAAGCCTTACACACTTTTTGAGCATCATACCCTACTCTTTGTAACCTTGTACGATGTCTGCACAACACTCTCTACATGAGAATTTCATTCCCCAACCAGTCAACACAAAACACTCGAACGGCTTGCTTCCACAcacacataattttatttttgcaatAGCCTTCATACCTCTTACAACCCCATACCCTACCCTTGTACCAATTTTTTCAAGCCAACAACTCACTTTGCCACTCAAGCAATCTCCCTTCACATGTCTCTCaattacttttcaatttcattaaAGCAAAAATCTAATTCTAAAAGCAACAAAGTCCATTGCACTTTACTGAACCATCAATCCCCATCTTTAGTCACTTTTTGTTTCCCACATCCACCCCTTACTCATCCTCATTTTGCCATCTTCACTTATACATGATACTCAAAGTTAGGAATATGATAACTTGTATGTTAAAATGTTTTCTTTgagtaaaatgattatttttagtAATGTTGGAATATGCTCATTTCAACTAGcatgttttaatgtattttagAGTTGTGATTTGGAGTACCATATAGTCTTAGACTTTACTTGATAATTTAAGTTTTGATGAAATCGGTGACTTGTATTGTGTATCAAATCTTGGTGTGAGCTTGTAACACAAGTTCTCTCACTCAAAAGTTTGCATGAATCGCCTAGGGTAAATGGAGCTGAAAGTTTGTGTGAACTTGCTTTGTAAGTTAGTCCTTTGAACTTTGAAGTTGTGGTTTGGTGAGTAAATCCTCTAAACCACTTAATGGGAGTTAGATCTATGTGTTAAGCTTTGCTTTGAATCATATAACTTGATTCTAAGTTAAGtttgttatgtatatttatggGTGCAAGTTTTGAAATTCTTAACTATATGCTTGATTTAATCTTGAAGCTTTATAATGACTTAATTATAATGGTGTTGAAACCTAACTAAAACTTGTTTGTGGTGATCATGGATGAGTTATTTAATAAACATTAGCATGCTACATAAGGATTTTTGTTGTCCAAGACTCAAGATTGAAGGACAAGCATATTTAAGTTTTTAGGTTATGCTATgactttaatttttatctctttgaTATTATGAATTAGTTGTCTAACAAGtacataacatataaatttCTAGATTTGTGATCTATTAAACTCTTGGTATTCATTTGTAAAATAAAGATTAGGGGACATCATGCTAGGGTTCTGTTGTGATGCTTAGTgttgtatttgtatttgttaATTCATATAATGAAAATATGGTCATGAAATATATTAATCTAGTGCAATGACATGTTACTAAACATGGATTTAGAATTTGATTAAGTGCAAAAATCCAGTCAAGTCACCATTAGTATGCAATTGGGCTGAAATCACACTTATTGAAATTTAGTGTGCCATGTGTTTTAGCTTTGGTGGATTTCTTATAGTAGTTGCATGATTCATTAAATTCTAAGTTTGGAAATGGATTTAGAATTGAAAATACATAGGATTGGTGAAGTTCGGCTAAGTTTTGGGCcaaattgtaattattaaaatttataaacttatttgtaaATTTCAAAAAGTTAAGAGGCAAATTTGCAAATGAGACTTTAATGCTTAGagtgttagattttgaaaatttctttgataatgagATTCCTAACCTTAGTATATCTCTTGTTTCAACCCGCGATGATTTATTAAGCTTAAGGAGTTTGTAAAGTAGCTTTTAATTTGCTCTCAGTATATGCTAGTAtggtaaataataaatatcatgTTAGTGATTCATGTATTACTTTATGTTCTCATCAAtatccaaaatatttatgttatatcataTTGCCACTGTTATGAAACTTGAATAATTGTCCTAAAGCATGAATATCTATCATGAAACATGAATGCTTGTCATGAATTTCGAGTTAAACCTTAGAttaaatttttgttataaacACAATGCTAGGATGAGGGATTATTCTAAAGAATTTTGTTGTTCACTAGGATAATCTCCTAGGTTAACAAAGAATAGTTAACAGGCTTCAAATGAAAAGATTTTCGGAGTAAAGTCACAATACCTAACATTGGTGGATGCGAAATGAGATGCTTATGATAAAAGTATTGCAATCTATCAAAATAGTTATGGATTTTTTATGAGAGCGATTCGATCTACCAAAAGCTAAAAGGTACTCATGGTGAAGGCATTGCGATCTGCCTAAGTATTCATTCTCTATATGGTGCATTCACAGTTGGTTAAGGGGTCTATAATGTGGTATGCTAACTAATATGAGCATATAGGGAACCGTGAGGCATCCATCCTTGACAAGAACAAGAACTAAAATGCATAATGTTTTATCAAAACAAGCATGTCATAAAAGTATGAAGTTCTAAtgatagtaatattttatgaaagtaAGCATGTCATGAAATATGAAGTCCAGATGATGTTGATGTTTTCGCTAAAAGCAAGTTTATGTTAATCATGGATatgtatcatatttattattgtatataCTTTGTAAACTGTTAGTAAAAATCTCACCTTAATAGTCATAATTACCATTCCCATCCGAAATGGTAAGAGTTGTATTGAGTTATATGAAGAAGGACGAACAAGTCTCGACTAGATCGATTAGCAAGAGGGAAACTAAGGATAACAtcctctaattttttaacatCACTTTTTTTATTGATAGTCGAGCTACTTAAGCGGCTCAATTTTTAGTTAGGAGATTATGTAGATATTTGTAACTAAGGAGTCGCTACTCTAAGACAATGTTTCCTTTGGTTTAAGGCTATGCTTTTGATGGATGTTGAATtagcatatataataatgttatgaaaagtatttttgaatttagtttATTCTAGTACAACTTATAATTGAACAAATATTTCCGTTGCAATTATTACATACTGCTAGAAACATATTAGATGCAT
This is a stretch of genomic DNA from Carya illinoinensis cultivar Pawnee chromosome 15, C.illinoinensisPawnee_v1, whole genome shotgun sequence. It encodes these proteins:
- the LOC122297119 gene encoding 2-oxoglutarate and iron-dependent oxygenase domain-containing protein CP2, giving the protein MSLPGDRREGPSPVSCGGNEVLPADSSRSMTVAQMVASSQRLRLNPNKDHKPDSYEDLQVDFSPSIFSSLERYLPPSMLGVPRDDKVKFMREILVKYLPHGERNRVQKHRDYRKKIISNYQPLHKELYTLHPTTFFLPSFLKAISDNTEESFRSMMSEPSPGVFTFEMLQPRFCELLLAEVENFEKWVNETKFRIMRPNTMNKYGAVLDDFGLETMLDKLMEGFIRPMSKVFFPEVGGSTLDSHHGFVVEYGKDRDVDLGFHVDDSEVTLNVCLGKQFSGGELFFRGTRCDKHVNTGSQSEEIFDYSHVPGRAVLHRGRHRHGARATTSGHRINLLLWCRSSVFREMKKYQKDFSSWCGECFREKKERQRLSIAATKSELLRKEGESTA